A region from the Campylobacter blaseri genome encodes:
- the dnaA gene encoding chromosomal replication initiator protein DnaA: protein MQTQVLNELQKVILPNEFNKYIKRINFDDKKSKPDLIIYTTNNEIMAKFIQTKYANKIESIYEEKTGVRPKVLITSKNKILEKNSLQESKEQKNKKPSSTLLIESYNFENFIVGDSNRFAYTCSKFVAQNLGKDYNPLFIYGPSGLGKTHLLQSIGNYCINNQKIVICVTSEQFINDFTFHLRNTSMEKFKNKYRNCDLLLVDDIQFLGKTDKIQEEFFNTFNELKQKGGHIVMTSDKPPKFLKGFEERLLSRFESGIIADIIPPELETKIAIIKRKSQDNKINLDNKIIEYIATNMGDNIREIESALNKINAFSTLMRTEITLEFTKNVLQDQIREKAESVTLEKIIAIISKELNIKPSDIKSKSRTKNIVEARRIGIYLSKKITLNSMPAIASFFGLKDHSAVSHNIKKIKTLIEDDEYLKIKIDELENKILKKEISENM from the coding sequence ATTCAAACGCAAGTTTTAAATGAACTTCAAAAAGTGATTTTACCAAATGAATTTAATAAATATATAAAAAGGATAAATTTTGATGATAAAAAATCAAAACCAGATTTAATTATATATACAACTAACAATGAAATTATGGCTAAATTTATCCAAACAAAATATGCTAATAAAATAGAATCAATTTATGAAGAAAAGACAGGAGTTAGACCAAAAGTTTTAATAACTTCAAAAAATAAAATTTTAGAAAAAAATTCATTACAAGAAAGTAAAGAACAAAAAAACAAAAAACCATCCTCAACATTGCTTATAGAATCATATAATTTTGAAAATTTTATAGTTGGTGATTCAAATAGATTTGCATATACTTGTTCTAAATTTGTGGCTCAAAACCTTGGAAAAGATTATAATCCACTATTTATTTATGGTCCTAGTGGGCTTGGTAAAACACACCTTCTTCAATCAATTGGAAATTATTGCATAAATAATCAAAAAATAGTAATATGTGTAACAAGTGAACAATTTATTAATGATTTTACTTTTCACTTAAGAAATACAAGTATGGAAAAATTTAAAAATAAATATAGAAATTGCGATCTTCTACTAGTTGATGATATTCAATTTTTAGGTAAAACAGATAAAATTCAAGAAGAATTTTTTAATACCTTTAATGAACTTAAACAAAAAGGTGGCCACATAGTTATGACTAGTGATAAACCACCTAAGTTTTTAAAAGGGTTTGAAGAAAGACTTCTTAGCCGTTTTGAATCAGGAATTATAGCAGATATAATACCACCAGAACTTGAAACTAAAATTGCAATTATTAAAAGAAAAAGCCAAGATAATAAAATAAATCTTGATAATAAAATTATAGAATATATAGCTACAAATATGGGAGATAATATTAGAGAAATAGAGAGTGCTTTAAATAAAATTAATGCCTTTTCAACTCTAATGAGAACTGAAATAACTCTTGAGTTTACAAAAAATGTTCTTCAAGATCAAATAAGAGAAAAAGCAGAATCTGTAACTTTAGAAAAAATAATAGCAATAATTTCAAAAGAGTTAAACATAAAACCAAGCGATATCAAAAGCAAAAGTAGAACTAAAAATATAGTTGAGGCAAGAAGAATAGGAATTTATCTCTCTAAAAAAATAACACTTAATTCAATGCCAGCAATTGCAAGCTTTTTTGGATTAAAAGATCATAGTGCAGTTAGTCATAATATTAAAAAAATAAAAACACTAATTGAAGATGATGAATACCTAAAAATCAAAATTGATGAATTAGAAAATAAAATTTTAAAAAAGGAAATAAGTGAAAACATGTGA
- the dnaN gene encoding DNA polymerase III subunit beta: MKFIINKSMLSNIIINTSSYIDKKDVSSITSHIFISAKDGILNIKATDHEIGLAYKIKNINIQVEGEATANGTTILNIIKGLKDEDIVVETMNNFLFLRQKSAKFKLPMYNSLDFPNFPTIKEKKKFVIDSSMLGRSLKKIMPNIDSNNPNYALNGALIDIKDDYINLVGTDGKRLGLYKLDTPTDKTEYSLIIPKKAISEMQKLFFDDVEIYYDDNILVAVCDNFEFYTKLINKKFPDYQRVIPKEFHSSVMLQRDKMLEGIKTINMICDRMTITIKPNSILFESINENNNEAKTEIESQNNVINDIIIRVTNRYIIDFLSSIESNEFKLDYNSVDVAFMLSSEELLNIIMPTIN; the protein is encoded by the coding sequence ATGAAATTTATCATAAATAAATCCATGCTAAGTAACATCATCATAAACACTAGTTCTTATATAGATAAAAAAGATGTAAGTTCAATAACATCTCATATATTTATTAGTGCTAAAGATGGAATCTTAAATATAAAAGCAACTGACCATGAAATTGGACTTGCATATAAAATTAAAAATATAAATATTCAAGTTGAAGGTGAAGCAACAGCTAATGGTACTACAATACTTAATATTATAAAAGGTTTAAAAGATGAAGATATTGTAGTTGAAACTATGAATAATTTTCTTTTTTTAAGGCAAAAAAGTGCTAAATTTAAACTTCCTATGTATAACTCTTTAGATTTTCCAAATTTTCCAACAATAAAAGAAAAGAAAAAATTTGTTATTGATTCATCAATGCTTGGAAGAAGTCTTAAAAAAATTATGCCAAATATTGATTCAAATAATCCAAACTATGCATTAAATGGTGCTTTAATAGATATTAAAGATGATTATATAAACTTAGTTGGAACAGATGGAAAAAGATTAGGACTTTACAAACTAGATACACCAACTGATAAAACTGAATACTCATTAATAATTCCTAAAAAAGCTATTAGTGAAATGCAAAAACTATTTTTTGATGATGTTGAGATATATTATGATGATAATATATTAGTTGCTGTTTGTGATAATTTTGAGTTTTATACAAAACTTATAAATAAAAAATTTCCAGATTATCAAAGAGTCATCCCAAAAGAATTTCATAGTTCTGTAATGCTTCAAAGAGATAAAATGCTTGAAGGAATTAAAACTATAAATATGATTTGTGATAGAATGACTATTACAATTAAGCCAAATTCAATTTTATTTGAAAGTATAAATGAAAATAATAACGAAGCAAAAACAGAGATAGAATCTCAAAATAATGTTATAAATGATATTATTATTAGGGTTACTAATAGATATATAATTGATTTTTTAAGTAGTATTGAAAGTAATGAGTTTAAGCTTGATTACAATAGTGTTGATGTTGCTTTTATGCTTAGCTCAGAAGAGCTTTTAAATATAATTATGCCAACGATAAATTAA